The sequence below is a genomic window from Candidatus Kryptonium sp..
CAAGCCTATAGAAATACACACCGCTTGAATAATCGCTCATATCAACATCAACTTTATACCTTCCAGCATCTAACTCACCATCAATAACTCTTTTCACCTCTCTTCCAAGAACATCATATATTACAAGCTTCACATTTTCTCTCTGTGGAATTTCAAACTCTATTTTCGTAACGGGATTAAACGGATTTGGGTAGTTTTGATGAAGCGCGAATTTTGAAGGAATAATCTCGTTATCTCTTTCAATTCCAGTTATTGTATACGGAATCCATCCAATTATTACATCTTGAAGTGCTCTCCCCAAAGCAAAATAAACTCTATTTTGGCTTTCATCTGGATATAATATCTTAAAAATATCCATAAATGGTGGCGCTTCGGTTGATCTAAGAAGCCTAAACAGATTATAATCAGACAAGTTGTAAAATCGCACATTTCTGAAATTATCAAGCGAATTTAGGTAGTAAACCCTCCCCTTGTTATATCCAAGAATATGAATATTTCCATTTTTATCTCTTTCCATCAAAACACATTGTGTTTCCTGAAGGTTTGTATATACCCCTGATATGAAAATTATTGAATCACGCATAACCCTATACGCATAAACCAAGACATTGTTATAAGTTGCAGAACCAGAAGAATACCAATAAGGGATATGAAAAACATGCATAACTCCACTTCCATCAACAGCAAAATCTAATACATTTCTTCCGCCAAATCGGTCTAATCCCTGTGCAACAAACCATTCTTTAGGACGAGTAAAGCCGTTTAAATTCCCATAAGTTAAATAAACCCTTGGGGGACTATACGGTAAATAAACCACATAAGCATTTCCATTTGGTGTAGCTTTTACTCTTAGCCAATACGGCGAAGATATAATTGAGATAGTATCTCCAACATTTATTGGATTTGCAAAACTTCCAGACGAATTGTTTGTATACCGAATTACAGCTCTACTAAGGTCAACGCTTTTAAAGTAAGCAAAATGAACTATTCCATTGTCATCAATATCAAAGTCAAAGGTCCCAAGTGGAGTAACTGTATCACTTTCAGCGGTGACCCTATAACCGCCTTCAACGCGAAGATCAGGAGTTATCTTATAATAATACCACTGCCCTAAATCTATACCTGCTCTGGTGTTATAGTCCAAAACTTTAAATATAAGCGTATGGATATTTTGATTTCTATCAACTTTCACAATCGGAGTTAGGCCTGTATACCTTGGCCTTAATCCAATTCTGGCTGGCACTAAAACTCTTCTGATATTTGAAGTGTCAATAGCGGTAACGAATTCGTTACCTCTTTGCACTAACTCGTAAAGATATATCGCCCCTGTTGTATCGTTTACTTCAACATATCCTGCATTAGATGAGGGATGAAGCATGAAAAATTTGGAACCTAACTTTACAATATCAAAAATAGATCTTGATCCTATATAAAATCTGTAGGAAAGAATATATCTATATGTAAAACTTCGTTGCTTTTGTCTAATTAAATACTCTGGAAAGTTAAATAAAATTGTAGCGTCATTTGCATTAAGCGCAGATATGCTAGCAACCTCATTTGGATAAATCCCCCATATACTTGTATTAAGATTTGGTATAAACATAGAGTAATTAATACTATGATAAAGCGTGTTATTAGAAAAACTTGAGATAGGAAGCTGAGATGGTGAAAATAGATAGTAATCTGATGACACTTGGCTATTAATTTTTAAAACATGTAAATTGTTTTGCCGATCTAACGCAAAAATTGAGCTATCAAGCGAAGTTCTAATCCTAAAATAAGATATAGTAGTTTCTATGAATATTGTTGATGCCAGAACATAGCCATCATTGTTATTTGCTATAT
It includes:
- a CDS encoding T9SS type A sorting domain-containing protein, which codes for IANNNDGYVLASTIFIETTISYFRIRTSLDSSIFALDRQNNLHVLKINSQVSSDYYLFSPSQLPISSFSNNTLYHSINYSMFIPNLNTSIWGIYPNEVASISALNANDATILFNFPEYLIRQKQRSFTYRYILSYRFYIGSRSIFDIVKLGSKFFMLHPSSNAGYVEVNDTTGAIYLYELVQRGNEFVTAIDTSNIRRVLVPARIGLRPRYTGLTPIVKVDRNQNIHTLIFKVLDYNTRAGIDLGQWYYYKITPDLRVEGGYRVTAESDTVTPLGTFDFDIDDNGIVHFAYFKSVDLSRAVIRYTNNSSGSFANPINVGDTISIISSPYWLRVKATPNGNAYVVYLPYSPPRVYLTYGNLNGFTRPKEWFVAQGLDRFGGRNVLDFAVDGSGVMHVFHIPYWYSSGSATYNNVLVYAYRVMRDSIIFISGVYTNLQETQCVLMERDKNGNIHILGYNKGRVYYLNSLDNFRNVRFYNLSDYNLFRLLRSTEAPPFMDIFKILYPDESQNRVYFALGRALQDVIIGWIPYTITGIERDNEIIPSKFALHQNYPNPFNPVTKIEFEIPQRENVKLVIYDVLGREVKRVIDGELDAGRYKVDVDMSDYSSGVYFYRLEAGKFSSIKKMMLLK